In Romboutsia lituseburensis, a genomic segment contains:
- a CDS encoding nucleotidyltransferase, protein MNILGLIVEYNPFHNGHLYHLTKSKEITGATHTIAIMSGNFLQRGEPALFDKYTRAEMAVKNGVDLVVELPTMFACQSAELFAQGAITTLNSLNCINSICFGSEEGDVEILYSISKILVNEPDAFKEILKIHLDEGMLFPTARSLALFDYINNYNSLNISKEKLLSILNSSNNILGLEYIKCLLKLKSNIKPFTISRVSASYNSEEIKNDICSATAIRKSLKENNNLSLLKNVVPYNTYETLNSKLDNNFSPMFDDKYFEILKSIILRDSNILNTYFDVNEGIENKIYQNVFTSSCLNDLHSSVKSKRYTLTKIKRTFNNILLGITKNDMSSVKNISQMPYVRILAFNDKGREIIKTIKNNSDINIINKFSKTSFSMDDTVFKTLIDYDIKASNMYNLIYYKNNKELLKGPMDYYKSPTYIRTPK, encoded by the coding sequence GGTAATTTTTTACAAAGGGGTGAACCTGCTTTATTCGACAAGTACACACGAGCTGAGATGGCTGTAAAAAATGGTGTTGACTTAGTTGTAGAACTCCCAACTATGTTTGCATGTCAAAGTGCAGAACTTTTTGCTCAGGGTGCTATAACTACTCTTAACTCATTAAATTGTATAAATTCTATATGCTTTGGTAGTGAAGAAGGCGATGTCGAAATACTTTACTCTATTTCTAAAATACTAGTAAATGAACCAGATGCTTTTAAAGAAATTTTAAAAATTCACTTAGATGAGGGTATGCTTTTCCCTACAGCTCGTAGTTTAGCATTATTTGACTATATTAATAACTATAACTCATTAAATATTTCAAAAGAAAAACTTTTGTCAATTTTAAATTCCTCTAATAATATTTTAGGACTAGAGTATATAAAATGTCTACTTAAATTAAAAAGTAATATAAAACCTTTTACTATATCTAGAGTTTCAGCTTCATATAATTCTGAAGAAATAAAAAATGATATATGCTCTGCTACTGCTATTAGAAAATCACTAAAAGAAAATAATAATTTATCACTTTTAAAAAATGTGGTTCCTTATAATACCTACGAGACTTTAAATAGTAAATTAGATAATAATTTTTCACCTATGTTTGATGATAAGTATTTTGAAATTTTAAAATCTATAATACTTAGAGATAGTAATATTTTAAATACTTATTTTGATGTAAACGAAGGTATCGAAAACAAAATTTATCAAAATGTTTTTACATCATCGTGCCTTAATGATTTACACAGTTCTGTAAAATCAAAAAGATATACTCTTACTAAAATTAAAAGGACTTTTAACAATATCTTACTAGGGATAACAAAAAATGATATGAGTTCAGTAAAAAACATATCTCAAATGCCTTATGTAAGAATATTAGCTTTTAATGATAAAGGAAGAGAAATAATAAAAACTATAAAAAACAATTCTGATATAAATATTATTAATAAATTTTCTAAAACATCATTTTCAATGGATGATACAGTATTTAAAACCTTAATTGATTATGATATTAAAGCAAGTAATATGTATAATTTAATATATTATAAAAATAACAAAGAGTTATTAAAAGGTCCTATGGACTATTATAAATCGCCAACTTATATAAGAACTCCAAAATAG